One genomic region from Glaciimonas sp. PAMC28666 encodes:
- a CDS encoding entericidin A/B family lipoprotein — protein MIKKIVSIAAIISVFGILSACNTFAGMGKDVQSGGQKVEDAAQDTKAKM, from the coding sequence ATGATCAAGAAAATCGTTTCGATCGCAGCAATCATTAGCGTGTTCGGTATCCTCTCAGCATGCAATACGTTCGCCGGTATGGGCAAAGATGTCCAGTCGGGCGGTCAAAAGGTGGAAGATGCGGCGCAAGACACCAAAGCTAAAATGTAA
- a CDS encoding acetyl-CoA C-acyltransferase translates to MTKQLQDAYIVAATRTPIGKAPRGMFKNTRPDDLLVRVLQSVLTQVPDLDPKLIEDAIIGCSFPEGAQGLNMARNGILLAGLPNTIGGVTVNRYCASGITAIAMAADRIRVGQADVMIAGGAESMSMVPMMGFHPSINMNVFKDENIGMAYGMGLTAENVARQWKVSRESQDEFALVSHQKAIAAQLAGEFDDEMTSVDIIDRFPNLATGQIDIKTRTVNRDEGARAESTLAALAKLKPVFSPKGSVTAGNSSQTSDGAGALILVSEKILKQFNLTPLARFASFAVRGVPPEIMGIGPKEAIPAALRAAGITQDQLDWIELNEAFAAQALAVIQDLGLDPSKVNPMGGAIALGHPLGATGAIRAATTIHALRRKNLKYGMVTMCVGTGMGAAGIFERM, encoded by the coding sequence ATGACTAAACAACTTCAAGACGCCTATATCGTTGCCGCGACCCGCACGCCAATCGGTAAAGCGCCACGTGGCATGTTCAAGAACACCCGTCCCGACGATTTGTTGGTACGCGTACTGCAATCGGTGCTGACGCAAGTGCCTGATCTGGACCCTAAACTGATCGAAGACGCGATCATCGGCTGTTCGTTCCCTGAAGGCGCACAAGGCCTGAACATGGCGCGTAACGGTATTCTGCTGGCCGGATTGCCGAACACCATCGGTGGCGTTACCGTGAATCGCTACTGCGCTTCCGGCATTACCGCCATTGCGATGGCCGCTGACCGGATTCGGGTTGGTCAGGCTGATGTCATGATTGCAGGCGGTGCCGAATCGATGTCCATGGTGCCGATGATGGGCTTTCACCCATCGATCAATATGAACGTCTTCAAGGACGAAAATATTGGCATGGCCTATGGCATGGGGCTGACGGCAGAAAATGTCGCCAGGCAATGGAAAGTTTCGCGCGAATCGCAGGATGAATTTGCTTTGGTGTCGCATCAAAAAGCCATTGCCGCGCAGTTGGCAGGCGAGTTTGATGATGAGATGACGTCCGTTGATATCATTGACCGTTTTCCGAATCTGGCAACCGGACAAATTGATATCAAGACCCGCACGGTTAATCGTGACGAAGGTGCGCGTGCTGAATCGACCTTGGCAGCGCTGGCAAAATTGAAACCGGTGTTTTCTCCTAAAGGAAGCGTCACTGCCGGTAACAGCTCGCAAACCTCGGATGGTGCCGGTGCCTTGATTCTGGTCAGCGAAAAAATTCTGAAGCAATTTAACCTCACGCCGCTGGCACGTTTCGCCTCCTTTGCGGTGCGTGGCGTTCCACCGGAAATTATGGGAATTGGCCCGAAAGAAGCGATTCCAGCAGCATTACGTGCCGCGGGCATCACCCAGGATCAACTGGACTGGATTGAACTGAACGAAGCCTTTGCGGCACAGGCATTGGCCGTGATTCAAGACCTTGGTCTTGATCCATCCAAGGTCAACCCAATGGGCGGTGCGATTGCTTTGGGTCATCCACTCGGCGCGACCGGTGCGATCCGTGCCGCTACTACGATCCATGCTTTACGTCGTAAGAATTTGAAGTACGGCATGGTGACAATGTGCGTTGGGACCGGCATGGGCGCGGCGGGGATTTTCGAACGAATGTAA
- a CDS encoding aconitase family protein, whose amino-acid sequence METTICFTGRVLYLSQDADCIKTQLSGNNVCLAEALPLRDDVSTDEITPVTVMMVYDERLGQVPYIGFKSGAEYPIGKNAIKDGGFQVTVAGKRYGKGSSRESSPLAELSAEIKLIVAESFERIYQQNCDNIGILTTTDFSILDRIAAGESIAIDVFLQGRDQLTQDIIRSGGLLAYSKAATWPAPQQRSDTPAVSQGKTLVEKIIARHLHPDIAHVERGQGVFISADWRFSHDYFTGMCTHLMHRTFGNPATLHAPESIIAFQDHLVLAAQSLPHVRDHLLEGVANLTNGHLRFAQDYPVRSHGKLPDSLGSEGICHAMMAENYALPGQVIAGTDSHTPHSGALGCLAFGAGATEIANSWITGYVRCKVPDTIRIQIDGRLRAGVTAKDVVLHLLQMDFIRAGEAIGLVFEYAGSAIRAMDIDERATLTNMAAELGGFTGIVAPDEKTVAFLKQRRGIDFALKEWMVSDADAIYQKRINIDATIISAMVARPGDPGNGITADQLAQDIPINIAYGGSCTAGKRRDFDFYYEVFNWGLTHGISVAPHTKLFLQFGTLEVRRYCEEQGYMPVFEKAGAIMILPGCGSCANCGPGQSSDAQDVTISAINRNFPGRSGPGQVWLASPYTVAASALAGRITTFAQLQASQGK is encoded by the coding sequence ATGGAAACGACGATTTGTTTCACCGGCAGAGTGCTCTATTTATCGCAAGATGCCGACTGCATCAAGACCCAGCTATCCGGCAACAACGTCTGCCTTGCAGAGGCGTTACCGCTGCGCGATGACGTCTCGACCGATGAAATTACCCCAGTCACCGTGATGATGGTCTATGACGAGCGCCTCGGACAAGTGCCGTATATCGGGTTCAAGAGCGGCGCTGAATATCCAATCGGAAAAAATGCAATTAAAGACGGAGGATTTCAGGTCACCGTTGCTGGCAAACGTTATGGAAAAGGATCGTCGCGTGAATCTAGTCCTCTGGCGGAACTTTCCGCCGAAATCAAACTGATTGTGGCGGAAAGCTTTGAGCGTATATATCAACAAAATTGCGACAATATCGGCATTTTAACCACCACGGATTTTTCGATCCTGGACCGCATCGCCGCGGGAGAATCGATTGCTATCGATGTTTTTCTGCAAGGACGCGATCAACTCACCCAGGACATCATCCGAAGCGGCGGGCTACTCGCCTATAGCAAGGCGGCAACCTGGCCTGCGCCACAACAGCGGTCAGATACGCCCGCCGTTAGCCAGGGGAAAACCCTGGTCGAAAAAATTATTGCGCGCCATTTGCATCCTGACATCGCGCATGTCGAGCGTGGGCAAGGCGTGTTTATATCAGCCGACTGGCGTTTCAGCCATGACTACTTCACCGGCATGTGTACGCATTTAATGCACCGCACCTTCGGCAATCCGGCCACGCTTCACGCCCCAGAGAGCATCATCGCTTTTCAGGACCATCTAGTGCTGGCGGCGCAAAGCCTGCCGCATGTGCGCGATCATTTGTTGGAGGGCGTGGCCAATTTGACTAACGGACATCTGCGATTCGCGCAGGATTATCCGGTGCGCTCGCACGGTAAGTTGCCAGATAGCCTCGGCTCCGAGGGAATCTGCCACGCGATGATGGCTGAAAATTACGCGCTGCCGGGCCAGGTGATTGCGGGCACGGATTCACACACACCCCATTCCGGTGCATTGGGATGCCTGGCTTTCGGCGCTGGCGCCACCGAGATTGCCAATAGCTGGATCACTGGCTATGTGCGCTGTAAGGTTCCCGATACCATCCGTATTCAAATCGATGGGCGCTTGCGTGCTGGTGTCACCGCCAAAGACGTCGTCCTGCATTTATTGCAAATGGATTTTATTCGTGCCGGAGAGGCGATTGGTCTGGTATTCGAATATGCTGGTTCTGCGATTCGCGCCATGGACATCGATGAACGCGCCACGCTGACCAACATGGCGGCAGAGCTTGGCGGGTTTACCGGAATTGTTGCGCCTGATGAAAAAACGGTGGCGTTCTTAAAGCAACGACGCGGGATTGATTTTGCGCTGAAAGAATGGATGGTCAGCGATGCGGATGCCATTTACCAAAAACGCATTAACATCGACGCAACGATCATTTCTGCGATGGTGGCGCGCCCGGGCGATCCGGGCAATGGCATCACCGCAGACCAGTTAGCCCAGGACATTCCGATCAACATAGCCTATGGCGGGTCTTGCACTGCTGGCAAACGACGCGATTTCGATTTTTATTACGAAGTCTTTAACTGGGGCCTTACGCACGGAATTTCGGTAGCGCCGCATACCAAACTTTTCTTGCAGTTCGGCACGCTCGAAGTACGCCGTTACTGCGAGGAGCAAGGCTACATGCCAGTATTTGAGAAGGCCGGCGCGATCATGATCCTGCCCGGTTGCGGCTCCTGCGCAAATTGTGGCCCGGGACAATCAAGCGATGCACAAGATGTCACTATCAGTGCCATTAATAGAAATTTCCCCGGGCGCTCCGGCCCCGGCCAGGTCTGGTTGGCGAGTCCTTACACGGTTGCTGCAAGTGCTCTGGCTGGCCGAATTACGACGTTCGCGCAGTTGCAGGCCTCCCAAGGAAAATAG
- a CDS encoding MarC family protein, whose protein sequence is MQFHLLAFVKTVFFVLAALLPIMNPPGNAPIFHSLTAGASDATRNALAWRVAVNTFILLVAGMFIGTHVLAFFGISLPVVKVAGGLLVIATAWKLLNTEEVQKVETIPGSLWTKELASKKAFYPLTFPFTVGPGSISVAITLGAGLRIPQVPVILTLVAAIVALALASAAVYFSNRFAGVLVRLLGDTGTTVMLRMYSFILLCIGVQILWDGVGGLLLQLHTAGL, encoded by the coding sequence ATGCAATTCCACTTACTCGCGTTTGTAAAAACCGTTTTCTTTGTACTGGCCGCGCTTCTGCCGATCATGAATCCGCCCGGTAACGCCCCCATTTTTCATTCATTGACTGCGGGCGCGTCGGACGCCACCCGCAACGCCCTGGCCTGGCGCGTAGCCGTCAATACGTTTATTTTGCTAGTTGCCGGCATGTTTATCGGCACCCACGTCCTCGCGTTTTTTGGCATCTCGCTACCAGTGGTGAAGGTCGCAGGAGGCCTGCTGGTGATTGCCACCGCCTGGAAATTACTGAACACGGAAGAGGTCCAGAAGGTGGAAACCATTCCCGGATCGCTCTGGACCAAGGAACTCGCCTCCAAAAAAGCCTTCTATCCGCTCACCTTCCCGTTCACTGTGGGACCCGGTTCGATTTCTGTCGCCATCACCCTCGGTGCGGGCCTTAGAATCCCCCAGGTCCCCGTGATCCTCACGTTGGTGGCAGCGATTGTCGCTTTGGCTTTGGCTTCCGCTGCGGTGTATTTCAGCAACCGTTTTGCGGGCGTGCTGGTCAGGTTGCTCGGCGACACCGGTACCACCGTCATGTTGCGTATGTATTCGTTTATTTTGCTTTGTATCGGCGTCCAGATTTTATGGGACGGCGTGGGCGGCTTGCTGCTTCAACTGCATACGGCCGGTTTGTAG
- a CDS encoding enoyl-CoA hydratase — protein sequence MDILTSKENGILTITINRLEKKNALTAAMYQTMVDAIKEAEVDASVRVILFVGQPQIFSAGNDIEDFLKNPPNSQSSPVFQFLWQISHATKPLVAAVAGAAVGIGTTMLLHCDLVYAADNARFSMPFTQLGVCPEAASSLLFPQLAGYQRSAEKLLLGEAFDVTEAHAMGLVNKILPAAELLAFAQGQAAKLVALPAASIRISKQLMKGPQMTAIDAQMAQEIAHFGVMLNAPEAKEAFTAFFEKRRPNFSQFS from the coding sequence ATGGACATTTTGACGAGCAAAGAAAACGGCATATTGACGATTACCATCAATCGGCTGGAGAAAAAAAATGCGCTAACGGCAGCGATGTATCAAACCATGGTCGATGCGATCAAAGAGGCCGAAGTCGACGCCTCGGTGCGGGTTATTCTCTTTGTCGGGCAGCCACAGATATTTAGCGCCGGTAATGACATCGAAGATTTTTTAAAAAATCCTCCGAATAGTCAAAGCAGCCCGGTATTTCAATTTCTATGGCAAATAAGTCACGCCACCAAACCGCTCGTCGCGGCGGTGGCCGGTGCTGCGGTCGGTATCGGCACCACCATGCTGTTACATTGCGATCTGGTATATGCCGCCGACAACGCGCGCTTTTCAATGCCATTTACGCAGCTTGGCGTGTGTCCGGAAGCAGCATCGAGTTTGCTGTTTCCACAACTCGCCGGTTATCAACGGTCGGCAGAAAAGCTGTTGCTGGGGGAAGCATTCGATGTGACCGAAGCACATGCAATGGGCTTGGTGAACAAAATCCTGCCAGCAGCGGAATTGCTGGCGTTTGCGCAAGGGCAGGCAGCTAAGCTGGTTGCTCTGCCTGCAGCGTCGATCCGGATTTCCAAGCAGCTCATGAAGGGGCCTCAAATGACCGCGATTGACGCGCAAATGGCGCAGGAAATCGCGCACTTTGGCGTGATGCTCAACGCGCCTGAAGCGAAGGAAGCGTTCACGGCCTTCTTTGAAAAGCGTCGTCCAAATTTTAGTCAGTTTAGTTAA
- a CDS encoding D-amino acid dehydrogenase — translation MHIVVLGAGVIGVTSAYRLLESGHQVTLIDAEAKAGAQTSLANGGQLSFSYVAPLADRSVWTHWPHYLFGADSPLTLHPKMDPSQWRWLLQFLRSCNTATAQKTTIDLLRLGFFSRDQLANMMAAVPFDFQHKTAGKLVMFTDTKGLAAARRQVEFQARHGSRQEVIDAARCIAIEPALANAQRDWVGGVYTPSEEAGDCAVFCQRLVAAMSQHPQFRFTPSQRVGKLEMRNGALIAVQAGDEQIAADKFVLAMGVHSAAFARQAGFNLSVYPLKGYSLTIPLLNGASQAAAPKVSITDLSKKIVYSRLGERLRVAGRVEIVGLNRHIPQRAIQELKRGIGALFPGSVDPSLSDTELSPWAGLRPATPTGVPIIGASPVANLYLNVGHGGLGWTLAHGSVTLLSQLVNGQSPGIENSPFAFRG, via the coding sequence ATGCATATAGTTGTTTTAGGTGCTGGCGTCATCGGCGTGACCTCCGCCTATCGCCTGCTTGAATCTGGCCATCAGGTTACATTGATCGATGCGGAGGCAAAAGCTGGCGCCCAAACCAGTCTGGCCAACGGCGGTCAACTGAGTTTTTCCTATGTAGCGCCGCTTGCAGACCGCTCGGTCTGGACGCACTGGCCACACTATTTATTCGGTGCAGACTCGCCGCTCACACTGCACCCAAAGATGGATCCCTCGCAATGGCGCTGGTTGCTGCAGTTTTTACGATCCTGCAATACTGCAACCGCGCAAAAAACGACGATTGACTTATTGCGCCTCGGTTTTTTCAGTCGTGATCAGCTGGCAAATATGATGGCAGCGGTGCCGTTCGATTTTCAGCACAAAACGGCCGGAAAATTGGTCATGTTTACGGATACCAAAGGCTTGGCCGCGGCGCGCCGACAAGTCGAATTTCAAGCCCGCCACGGCTCCCGGCAAGAAGTGATCGATGCCGCGCGTTGTATCGCCATTGAACCCGCTTTGGCAAATGCACAGCGCGACTGGGTCGGCGGCGTGTACACCCCGAGCGAAGAAGCTGGCGACTGCGCAGTATTTTGTCAGCGACTGGTTGCAGCCATGTCGCAACATCCGCAATTTCGTTTCACTCCCTCCCAGCGCGTCGGCAAGCTTGAAATGCGCAACGGCGCACTGATAGCGGTGCAGGCGGGAGATGAACAGATCGCGGCCGATAAATTTGTTCTGGCGATGGGTGTCCATAGCGCCGCATTTGCGCGTCAGGCAGGATTCAACTTATCCGTATATCCGCTCAAAGGTTACAGCCTTACGATCCCTCTGCTGAACGGCGCAAGTCAGGCGGCTGCGCCCAAGGTATCGATTACTGACCTTTCGAAGAAAATCGTTTATTCACGACTAGGCGAACGTTTGCGCGTCGCTGGACGGGTGGAGATCGTCGGTCTTAATCGGCATATCCCCCAACGCGCAATTCAAGAACTGAAACGCGGAATCGGCGCGCTATTTCCTGGAAGCGTGGACCCGAGCCTTTCAGACACCGAATTGTCGCCATGGGCTGGCTTACGCCCTGCCACGCCAACCGGGGTGCCGATCATTGGCGCGTCGCCGGTAGCTAATTTATATTTGAATGTCGGGCATGGCGGCCTCGGTTGGACGCTTGCCCACGGAAGTGTGACTCTTTTATCACAGTTGGTTAACGGGCAGAGCCCCGGCATCGAGAACAGCCCTTTTGCGTTCCGCGGCTAA
- a CDS encoding fasciclin domain-containing protein: MRKFSTVITLSAALLVANVAFAENTVMVGGQSMYPSKDIIDNAVNSADHTTLVAAVKAAGLVDTLKGKGPFTVFAPTNEAFGKLPAGTVDTLVKPENKATLTKILTYHVVPGKYDFTALSNAITKGGGQAELATASGGKLTFKKNGMHNIDVIDEAGNVASISTYDVYQSNGVINVVDSVLMPK, from the coding sequence ATGCGCAAATTCAGCACTGTTATCACCCTCTCAGCAGCTTTGTTGGTCGCCAATGTGGCCTTCGCCGAAAACACCGTAATGGTCGGCGGTCAAAGCATGTATCCAAGCAAAGACATCATCGATAATGCTGTCAATTCGGCTGACCACACCACTTTGGTGGCCGCTGTAAAAGCGGCTGGACTGGTCGATACGCTTAAAGGAAAAGGTCCTTTTACCGTCTTTGCGCCGACCAACGAAGCTTTTGGCAAGTTGCCTGCCGGTACGGTAGATACACTGGTTAAACCAGAAAACAAAGCGACGTTGACCAAGATTTTGACGTACCACGTCGTACCGGGAAAATATGATTTTACGGCGCTCTCGAACGCCATTACAAAAGGTGGTGGCCAAGCTGAATTGGCGACTGCAAGCGGCGGCAAGTTAACCTTCAAGAAAAATGGCATGCACAACATTGATGTCATCGATGAAGCCGGTAACGTCGCCAGCATCAGCACCTATGATGTGTATCAATCGAATGGCGTTATCAATGTCGTCGACAGCGTTTTGATGCCGAAATAA